One region of Gemella haemolysans ATCC 10379 genomic DNA includes:
- a CDS encoding amino acid permease, with protein sequence MADSKMERKLQARHISMIAIGGCIGTGLFMASGAVVSKAGSYGAVLTYALIGVIIYFLMASIGELATFYPVSGSFGAYATRFIDPGVGFGVGWLFWILWILVASVDIITLSKILHYWEFFRQFSTFSICIIFLVLLYLLNLISVKVFGEVEYWITIIKVMTVVAFLIVGVAIVFGATGNSEAGIHTFIQNGEKTSSTGMLGLFGVLSTAAFSFGGTEVVAVTAGESPNPKETMPKAVKQVFWRILIFYIATMLIISSIVSANDPRLLDTNNVTASPFTIVFQNIGLEVAAVIMNAVILTSVLSAANSGMYVSSRQLFSLSSHNYGPKVFKKLNTNSVPVFALTFSAVYMVLCFIFERLNPSGYYMLLSMVGIIVMIIWMVSLISQIRLRRAIMKQGKKAEDVLPYTAKTGVVGSYIALISFATIILLQLIADYATGGFVKMSYNLVCPAIGVVMYIVFKMVTKKKFVKLEEMDIHPYKG encoded by the coding sequence ATGGCAGATTCAAAGATGGAAAGAAAACTGCAAGCTCGTCATATTAGTATGATAGCTATAGGTGGATGTATAGGTACCGGATTATTTATGGCAAGTGGAGCGGTAGTTAGTAAAGCAGGTTCTTACGGAGCAGTTTTAACTTATGCATTAATTGGAGTTATTATTTACTTTTTAATGGCTTCTATAGGAGAATTGGCGACATTTTATCCAGTTTCAGGTTCATTCGGAGCATATGCAACAAGATTTATAGATCCAGGTGTTGGATTTGGAGTTGGATGGTTATTCTGGATTCTATGGATATTAGTAGCAAGTGTAGACATAATAACATTATCGAAAATATTACACTACTGGGAATTCTTTAGACAGTTTTCAACGTTTTCGATTTGTATTATATTTTTAGTATTATTGTATTTATTAAACTTAATAAGTGTTAAAGTATTTGGTGAAGTCGAATACTGGATAACGATTATAAAAGTAATGACAGTTGTTGCATTTTTAATTGTAGGAGTTGCAATTGTTTTTGGAGCTACTGGAAATAGTGAAGCTGGTATTCATACTTTTATCCAGAATGGAGAAAAAACAAGTAGCACTGGTATGTTAGGATTATTTGGTGTTCTGTCTACTGCAGCATTCTCATTTGGTGGTACGGAAGTAGTTGCTGTTACAGCAGGTGAATCACCAAATCCTAAAGAGACAATGCCTAAGGCAGTTAAACAAGTGTTTTGGAGAATATTGATATTCTATATCGCTACAATGTTAATTATATCTTCAATAGTTTCAGCCAATGATCCAAGATTACTAGATACTAATAATGTAACAGCATCGCCATTTACAATTGTATTTCAAAATATTGGTTTAGAAGTAGCAGCAGTTATTATGAATGCGGTCATTTTAACATCAGTTCTATCTGCTGCAAACTCAGGGATGTATGTTTCTAGTAGACAGCTATTTTCATTAAGTTCGCACAATTATGGTCCTAAAGTATTTAAAAAATTAAATACTAACTCAGTACCAGTATTTGCGTTAACTTTCTCAGCAGTATATATGGTACTATGTTTCATTTTTGAAAGATTAAATCCAAGTGGGTACTATATGTTACTATCGATGGTAGGAATTATAGTAATGATAATTTGGATGGTATCTTTAATATCTCAAATTCGCTTGAGAAGAGCAATTATGAAGCAAGGGAAAAAAGCGGAAGATGTTCTTCCTTATACTGCTAAAACAGGTGTTGTAGGATCTTATATTGCTCTAATTTCTTTTGCAACAATAATATTACTACAGTTAATAGCTGACTATGCGACAGGTGGATTTGTGAAAATGTCATATAATTTAGTTTGTCCAGCTATAGGTGTAGTAATGTATATAGTATTTAAAATGGTGACAAAGAAAAAATTTGTTAAACTAGAAGAAATGGACATTCATCCATATAAAGGATAA
- the coaE gene encoding dephospho-CoA kinase (Dephospho-CoA kinase (CoaE) performs the final step in coenzyme A biosynthesis.) has protein sequence MNIGITGSIACGKSTVSDYLIAKGYTIIDADKLGHVALTSDDVKRKLAEKFGDEILENNEISREKVGKLVFGNDDNLKILNSIIHPKIKELILKLQEEHKDENLVFLDIALLYEANFVDLVEKVAVVYVDEDVQLERLMTRNSLPKEEAIKRIESQMSPREKAALGDFVINNSYSKEDTFQQIDEILEKLKRGDKQND, from the coding sequence TTGAATATTGGAATTACAGGAAGTATAGCATGTGGAAAAAGTACTGTATCAGACTATTTGATAGCTAAGGGCTATACCATTATTGATGCTGACAAACTTGGACATGTTGCACTTACTAGCGATGATGTGAAAAGAAAACTAGCTGAAAAATTCGGTGATGAAATTTTAGAAAATAATGAAATAAGTCGGGAAAAAGTAGGTAAGTTAGTTTTTGGTAATGATGACAATTTAAAAATCTTAAATAGTATTATTCATCCTAAAATTAAAGAATTAATTTTAAAATTACAAGAAGAACATAAAGATGAAAATCTGGTCTTTTTGGATATAGCATTATTATATGAGGCTAATTTTGTAGACTTGGTAGAAAAAGTAGCAGTTGTATATGTAGATGAAGATGTACAACTAGAAAGATTAATGACGCGGAACTCTTTACCAAAAGAAGAGGCTATTAAGCGTATAGAAAGTCAAATGAGTCCAAGGGAAAAAGCAGCATTAGGTGATTTTGTTATAAATAATAGTTATAGTAAAGAAGACACATTTCAACAAATTGATGAAATATTAGAAAAGTTAAAAAGAGGAGATA